The following proteins come from a genomic window of Musa acuminata AAA Group cultivar baxijiao chromosome BXJ1-7, Cavendish_Baxijiao_AAA, whole genome shotgun sequence:
- the LOC103991508 gene encoding aspartyl protease family protein 2 produces the protein MFFLFLLICWSSFSSDSRAADYVKLPVFRQSPFPTAREALAFDSVRLSFFSSSSSISNASASHPPPPAALSAPVVSGASSGAGQYFVDLHLGTPPQRLRLVADTGSDLVWARCSACRDCSRHPPVTAFFPRHSSSFRPYHCYHPACRLVPHPRSSSHDAAPPCRRQPLHSPCRYRYSYADRSSSAGFFSRDIATLNSTSAGFLRLHSLPFGCAFNVTSPAGSEAPRGVLGLGRGPISFPSRAARRFGDVFSYCLVDYTLSPPPTSFLLIGAAAHTTLAPKNLTFTPLLTNPLSPTFYYVRVLGVSVDSEPLRVDPSVWALDHATGIGGTVVDSGTTLSFVPEAAYREIVRAMTGRLPPAAIVRGPPEFDLCVNASAEATKRVPRLAFRLLGGTELAPPAGNYFIDAADGVRCLAMQPVSTAGPGFGVIGNLMQQGFLLVFDRRAHRLGFSRTGCTDA, from the coding sequence ATGTTCTTTCTCTTTCTGTTGATCTGCTGGTCCTCTTTTAGCTCCGACTCTCGAGCTGCAGACTACGTCAAGCTCCCCGTCTTTCGCCAGTCTCCCTTCCCAACCGCCCGCGAAGCTCTGGCCTTCGACTCTGTCCgtctctctttcttttcctcctcttcctccatctctAATGCTTCTGcctctcatcctcctcctcccgcgGCGCTCTCGGCTCCCGTGGTGTCCGGCGCGTCGTCCGGCGCCGGCCAGTACTTCGTGGACTTGCATCTCGGCACGCCGCCGCAACGCCTCCGCCTCGTTGCTGACACTGGCAGCGACCTCGTCTGGGCCCGCTGCTCCGCCTGCCGCGACTGCTCTCGCCACCCTCCCGTCACCGCCTTCTTCCCCCGCCACTCCTCGTCCTTCCGCCCGTACCACTGCTACCACCCGGCGTGCCGCCTCGTCCCCCACCCCCGCTCCTCTTCCCACGACGCTGCCCCTCCTTGCCGCCGTCAACCGCTCCACTCCCCCTGTCGCTACCGCTACTCATACGCCGACCGCTCCTCCTCGGCCGGCTTCTTCTCTCGCGACATCGCAACCCTCAACTCCACCTCTGCCGGGTTCCTCCGCCTCCACTCTCTTCCCTTCGGCTGCGCCTTCAACGTCACCTCTCCCGCCGGCTCCGAAGCACCGCGCGGCGTCCTGGGCCTCGGGCGCGGCCCCATCTCTTTCCCGTCCCGCGCTGCCCGCCGCTTCGGCGACGTCTTCTCCTACTGCCTCGTGGACTACACCCTCTCCCCGCCCCCAACCAGCTTCCTCCTCATCGGCGCCGCCGCTCACACCACGCTCGCGCCCAAGAACCTCACCTTCACCCCGCTCCTAACCAACCCGCTCTCACCTACCTTCTACTACGTCCGCGTCCTCGGCGTCTCCGTCGACAGCGAACCCCTCCGCGTCGACCCCTCCGTGTGGGCCCTCGACCACGCCACCGGCATCGGGGGCACCGTCGTGGACTCCGGCACCACGCTCTCCTTCGTACCCGAGGCGGCGTACCGCGAGATCGTGCGGGCGATGACGGGGCGCCTACCGCCAGCAGCGATAGTCCGGGGCCCACCAGAGTTCGACCTGTGCGTGAATGCGTCGGCGGAGGCGACTAAGCGCGTCCCGCGGCTGGCGTTCCGGCTGCTGGGCGGGACAGAGCTAGCACCGCCGGCGGGGAACTACTTCATCGACGCGGCGGACGGGGTGCGGTGCCTGGCGATGCAGCCGGTGAGTACAGCCGGGCCGGGCTTCGGGGTCATCGGCAACCTTATGCAGCAGGGCTTCCTCCTCGTCTTCGACCGTCGCGCCCACCGGCTCGGCTTCTCTCGCACCGGCTGTACCGACGcctaa